From the Hyphomicrobium sp. ghe19 genome, one window contains:
- a CDS encoding DUF2269 domain-containing protein: MTLYLILKTLHIIGATVLLGTGAGIAFFMLMAHRTGDSRLVAHTAGVVVIADGLFTATAVVVQPITGGWLALLAGYPLFDGWVALSLALYVVVGLFWLPVVWMQMRMRDIARDAAQRAVSLPPSYYRLWRFWFAFGFPAFASVLVIVWLMISKPSL; the protein is encoded by the coding sequence ATGACGCTTTATCTGATCCTCAAGACGTTGCACATCATCGGCGCGACCGTTCTCCTCGGCACCGGCGCGGGCATCGCCTTCTTCATGCTGATGGCTCACCGCACGGGAGATTCACGCCTAGTCGCCCACACGGCGGGAGTGGTTGTCATCGCCGACGGACTGTTCACCGCGACGGCCGTCGTGGTGCAACCGATCACCGGCGGCTGGCTGGCGCTGCTCGCCGGCTATCCGCTGTTCGACGGGTGGGTTGCCCTGAGTCTCGCGCTCTACGTCGTCGTGGGCCTCTTCTGGCTGCCGGTTGTGTGGATGCAAATGCGAATGCGCGACATCGCCCGTGACGCGGCCCAGAGAGCCGTGAGCCTGCCGCCCAGCTACTACCGTCTGTGGCGTTTCTGGTTTGCGTTCGGTTTCCCGGCCTTCGCGTCCGTGCTGGTCATCGTCTGGCTGATGATCAGCAAGCCCAGCCTGTAG
- a CDS encoding SPFH domain-containing protein: MTTVVLSILAVCLFVIFLSLKIVPQTENWLVERMGRYSRTLSAGVHIVTPFIDRIAHKENILERQLPVKSVPSITKDNVQIEIKLAILYRVTDASRAWYRIKNIDQAIETIITGIVRSTIGNSDLDDVQSNRRVLSDTIEAEIQHVTEEWGIVLTRVEILDVEVDAETRTAMQLQLNAERTRRALVREAEGKKQAANLNADAELYTAQQQAQAQRVLADAQAYTVRTIAEAINNGGEAAINFDIKKIQAEAVKTLGTQPSTKLILLPSDLLETLSTVASKLVLK; this comes from the coding sequence ATGACGACTGTTGTTCTTTCGATTTTAGCTGTTTGCCTTTTCGTCATCTTTCTTAGTCTGAAGATCGTTCCCCAAACGGAAAATTGGCTTGTCGAACGCATGGGACGGTATAGCCGAACCTTGAGTGCCGGCGTTCACATCGTTACGCCGTTTATCGACCGCATTGCGCACAAGGAAAACATTCTCGAACGTCAGTTGCCGGTAAAGTCGGTGCCGAGCATCACGAAAGATAACGTTCAGATCGAGATCAAACTCGCCATTCTCTATCGCGTGACGGATGCGTCTAGAGCTTGGTATCGAATCAAAAATATCGACCAGGCGATCGAGACGATCATCACCGGCATCGTTCGAAGCACGATCGGCAATTCAGACCTCGACGATGTTCAGTCGAACCGTCGTGTGCTTTCAGACACGATCGAGGCTGAGATACAGCACGTCACCGAGGAATGGGGTATCGTTCTTACGCGGGTCGAGATCTTGGACGTTGAAGTTGATGCCGAAACAAGAACGGCAATGCAGCTGCAATTGAATGCAGAACGCACGCGTCGGGCTCTCGTTCGCGAAGCCGAGGGCAAGAAGCAAGCTGCCAATCTCAATGCTGATGCGGAGCTCTATACCGCACAACAACAGGCGCAAGCTCAACGCGTTCTGGCAGATGCGCAAGCCTATACGGTCAGGACCATCGCAGAAGCCATCAACAATGGCGGGGAAGCGGCGATAAACTTCGACATCAAGAAAATCCAGGCTGAGGCTGTCAAAACGTTAGGGACACAGCCTTCGACGAAGTTGATCCTTCTTCCGTCGGACTTGCTCGAGACGCTGTCTACTGTCGCAAGCAAATTGGTTTTGAAATGA
- a CDS encoding site-specific integrase, producing the protein MAKLTKQAIEKAYRSRVVATLWDADLRGFAFRISPKGKASWLVKRRLGEGGRNAKQILFVFGEYPVMDLDAARTEALKLIASIAEGVNPQNDKRRLKNKQHEAYANGKLRDVFQLWFEKHAKPNTNPPKGAYWYEVRRRFNVEVIPKLGSETLVGDITRKDITALIDNKERITKSGARQVFNAMRPFFKWCLSRDIIPIDPMDSLAPPERYQDRDRVLTDKELVLVWSAASDLPYPWGPYFKLLLLTLQRRDEVAQLPWSELDLSRKHEWIIPGSRTKNGREHLVHLSGWAVNLFHSMADKAGDTLVFTTKKIESVEFSISGFSKAKAAIDAKIKKRNGGNPIPPWRVHDLRRTGATGLAGLGIAPHITERILNHISGPAVGGLTGIYQRFEFVDERREALKLWANHINDLLLEDMRREREARDSNVVPMRSAG; encoded by the coding sequence ATGGCGAAGCTCACAAAACAGGCTATTGAGAAAGCCTACCGAAGCAGGGTTGTTGCTACCCTTTGGGATGCGGATTTGAGGGGTTTTGCCTTTCGAATTTCGCCCAAGGGCAAGGCGTCTTGGCTGGTCAAGCGTCGTCTCGGAGAGGGTGGACGCAACGCCAAGCAGATACTTTTCGTCTTCGGGGAATACCCGGTGATGGATCTCGACGCCGCACGAACGGAAGCCCTCAAGCTCATCGCATCAATTGCTGAAGGCGTGAATCCGCAGAACGACAAGCGAAGATTGAAGAACAAACAGCACGAGGCTTACGCCAACGGCAAACTGCGAGACGTGTTTCAGCTATGGTTTGAGAAGCACGCCAAGCCAAACACCAATCCACCCAAAGGCGCATACTGGTACGAGGTCCGCCGACGCTTCAATGTCGAGGTCATCCCAAAGCTTGGTAGCGAAACGCTTGTTGGGGACATCACGCGCAAAGACATCACCGCGCTAATCGACAACAAGGAACGCATCACAAAGTCAGGCGCTAGGCAGGTTTTCAATGCCATGCGTCCTTTCTTCAAGTGGTGTTTATCTCGAGACATCATCCCGATTGACCCGATGGACAGCCTCGCTCCACCTGAACGCTATCAGGACCGGGACCGGGTGCTCACTGATAAAGAGCTTGTCTTGGTTTGGTCAGCCGCATCTGACCTGCCCTATCCATGGGGGCCATACTTCAAGTTGCTACTGCTAACGCTTCAGCGTCGAGACGAAGTTGCCCAGCTTCCGTGGTCCGAGCTTGATCTGTCTCGCAAGCATGAGTGGATTATTCCGGGCTCACGGACAAAGAACGGGCGCGAACACCTCGTTCATCTGTCTGGTTGGGCTGTCAATCTATTCCATTCGATGGCTGACAAGGCAGGCGATACGCTCGTCTTCACAACCAAGAAAATTGAGAGTGTCGAGTTCTCTATATCGGGCTTCTCGAAAGCCAAGGCAGCTATCGATGCCAAAATCAAGAAGCGTAACGGCGGCAATCCTATACCGCCTTGGCGGGTGCACGATCTGCGTAGGACAGGTGCAACCGGCTTAGCAGGTCTCGGCATTGCTCCACACATAACGGAGCGCATTCTCAATCACATCTCTGGTCCAGCGGTTGGCGGACTCACCGGAATCTATCAGCGGTTCGAATTTGTCGACGAAAGACGGGAGGCCCTGAAACTATGGGCTAACCACATAAACGACCTGCTGCTTGAAGATATGCGGAGAGAACGGGAGGCTCGCGATAGCAACGTCGTGCCGATGCGATCAGCTGGCTGA
- a CDS encoding SDR family oxidoreductase gives MRILVIGAYGLVGGYVTARLLGEGHELVGLGRETSVARRRFPKARWVDADLRDMNAGRWAALLDSIDAVVNCAGALQDSPRDDLRAVHVRAVTELARACERRGVRRFVHISAVGVERGEGRFQHTKHEAEAALRATNLDWIILRPGLVLAPAAYGGSALLRGLAAFPFAVPAIRPDAVVQVVSVDDVALAVVRALTVPTAGFTCDLVSAERTSLGDILRALRSWLGLPDARVIAVPPWVAALTAGVADGLAWLGWRSPMRSAAMRQLAGGVTGESDEANSRLGLSPRGLVETLSGWPSGVQERWFAHLYFLKPTMLATLGAFWAVSGIIGFVSHTRAAGLLTGAGIPAGLADAFVIGGSILDLSLAFLVSIRATAPLALRAMIVVTAGYLSAASVWVPELWADPMGPLVKSLPAAVLALVALAVMDER, from the coding sequence ATGCGCATCTTGGTGATCGGGGCCTACGGACTGGTGGGCGGCTATGTAACTGCTCGCCTCCTCGGTGAAGGCCACGAGCTCGTCGGCCTTGGTCGTGAGACCAGTGTCGCGAGGCGTCGGTTTCCAAAAGCTCGCTGGGTGGACGCAGACCTGCGCGACATGAACGCCGGGCGATGGGCGGCGCTTCTGGACAGCATCGACGCGGTGGTCAACTGCGCCGGCGCACTCCAAGACAGCCCGCGCGACGATCTTCGAGCGGTTCACGTCCGGGCTGTGACTGAATTGGCCCGTGCCTGCGAGCGGCGCGGTGTGCGTCGGTTTGTGCACATCTCGGCGGTCGGCGTCGAGCGCGGCGAGGGACGTTTCCAGCACACGAAACATGAGGCCGAAGCAGCGCTCCGGGCCACGAACCTCGACTGGATCATTCTCCGGCCCGGCTTAGTGCTTGCGCCGGCAGCCTATGGCGGAAGCGCCCTGCTGCGGGGCCTTGCGGCGTTTCCTTTTGCGGTTCCGGCCATAAGGCCGGACGCCGTCGTTCAAGTCGTTTCGGTGGACGATGTTGCCCTGGCTGTGGTTCGCGCGCTCACGGTCCCAACAGCCGGATTCACGTGCGATCTGGTTTCTGCGGAAAGGACAAGCCTTGGCGACATCCTGCGCGCATTGCGATCATGGCTTGGCTTGCCGGACGCGCGCGTGATCGCCGTGCCTCCATGGGTCGCCGCTTTGACGGCGGGGGTTGCCGATGGACTAGCGTGGCTAGGGTGGCGAAGCCCGATGCGCTCGGCCGCAATGCGTCAGCTCGCGGGCGGCGTGACCGGGGAAAGCGATGAGGCGAACTCGCGTCTGGGTCTCTCGCCGCGCGGTCTAGTCGAGACGCTTTCGGGCTGGCCGAGCGGTGTGCAAGAGCGATGGTTCGCGCACTTGTATTTCCTCAAACCTACGATGCTGGCCACTCTGGGAGCGTTCTGGGCGGTCTCGGGCATCATAGGCTTCGTGAGTCATACCCGCGCAGCCGGGCTGCTCACCGGCGCCGGAATCCCCGCAGGTCTGGCTGATGCTTTTGTGATCGGCGGAAGTATCCTTGACCTTAGCCTGGCCTTCCTCGTCTCCATACGCGCTACTGCGCCTTTGGCGTTGCGCGCGATGATCGTAGTAACAGCCGGATATCTTTCGGCTGCCAGCGTGTGGGTTCCGGAACTGTGGGCCGATCCCATGGGGCCGCTTGTGAAAAGCCTGCCGGCGGCAGTGCTCGCGCTTGTTGCCCTGGCGGTGATGGACGAGAGATGA